The Bubalus bubalis isolate 160015118507 breed Murrah chromosome 2, NDDB_SH_1, whole genome shotgun sequence genome includes the window ggtggggggagggggtgccccataaaaacaaacacagactTTACAGGGCCAGATACATCCAGCCCTGCTTCTTCCAGACGACCAGCCTTCCAGCCCCGCTTGCCTGAGGCTCTTAAACCTCAAGATGCCCAGGAAGCTGGGGAAGCAGGAATGCTATtccacccaccctccaccccagatACCTGCTGACAGCATTGGCCACAAGCCTCAGCTGCTCCTCCGCTGGGGCCACCTGCTGCTTCCTCCGGCGCCGGGCCTCCTGAGTGCGGCTCAGCTCCATCTGCAGGGCCTAGGAAGGGTGAGGTAAAGAAAGGGGTCCCATGCCTGGGGTCTCCCTACCATCCCTCAGCCTCTGCCCATCTCAGACGCTGACCTTGGCGCCCATCCGCTCCACCTCCACCTCGGCAGCTTTGTCCTGCAGGGAGCGCTGCAGGATGGCCTGCTCCTGGCACTGGGTTTCCACTCTTTCCTGGAGCTCTGCcacctggggaaggagaggaggcaggTCCAGAGCAGAAAGCTgtaaggtgggggtgggggaagcattGGGAAGGCAGGGGCAGGTGCAGAGGTCTCTGAAAGGCCACGCTGACAGACAAGAAGCCCAGTTCTTGAGAATGGAGTCTGAGTCCGGGTTTCCTTCCAGAAGCATGCTCCATGTGCCCACACCTTGAGGAACTGCCCTGTGACCTGCCCATAAGGACCCATAAGCCACGGCCCATGCCACCCACCGGTCCTTGAACATTGTCACCTCCTGGAAGAGGCCGTCCCCGACCACCCTACCTAAGGTCGGCCCACCTCACAAAGTGTAAGCCTCACGAGAGCAGGTCTTTGTGGACCTTTGCTCAGGGCTATGCAGCCAGCACAGGGGAGCCACCCAAATATCTGGTGAATAAACGCCATCCCTTCCGCAAGgagcagggagctgggggagagCACTGGAGGAAGTGGGCTCCGGGCAACCTGTCCCTTCAGTCGCTCCACGCATTCTCTGTGCTCCAGCTCCTGGGCCTTCAGCTGCACCATGAGGGCAAACACCTTCTCCCGCCAGCGCTTCAACAGGGACTGGCACTTCTTGGTGAACTCAGGCTCCAGGCAGTCTGAAGGCTGAACCTGCAGATGGAGGAAGCAGGGAGAATGGGGGCTCCTGGGGGACCAGAGGAAGGTTTCTCCTATCTTGCCCTGGCATCAGGAGCCACAGCAAGGAGAGGTGTTCAGGGGAAGAAAGATGTCAGCAGGTTCTGGGAGTGGCACACCAACCCCTCCCGTGCACAGGGGCCGAGGGGCCTGGGCCAGGGGCCTACCTTCCgggccagctcctcctcctgcaTGCAGAGGATGTGTGTGAGGCTCTGCACACGCACCTGCAGCAGCTCGGTGGTGGTGTGCAAGCTGTCCCGGTCCTCCTGCAGGTGctgcgggtggggtggggacagagggtAGCCACCTCCGTCAGGTCTGCCAGTGGCCCTCAGGTGGGCGCCCAACCTGTGCACCCCTCAATGGCACTGCCTTTTCTCCTGAGGACtgtgttcttctccaggggccctTGCCCAGGATGTGAGCCCCCGTGTTTCATCCCAGGCCGGGCACTCTCTTACCTGGACAGTTTCTAGAAGCTCCTGTCGCTCTGATTCCCATGCCTGGCTGCGGACCTCTGGAGGGACCTGCTCCCCCACATACCTCCTCAGGTTCTCAACTAAGGTCACCTGAGCCTCCAAGTCCTCTTGGGTCTTGCTAGGGTTGGGGTGGGAGCAGAGGAGCCATCAGGGGGCCACCCTGGAGACCCACTTTTCCCACCAACCCACCAATTGCCAGGTCCTCTTGCAGTCGCCCACCCTCCGGAACTCACCTCAGCTGCTTCCGCAGCAGCTCGGCCTCCCTCTGGGCCGCAGCCAGCTCCTTGGTTTCCCCTGACCTCCGGGTTTCCAGATTATTCAGAGACTTCTCCAGGCCCCCAGCTTTGCTGGTCAAACTGGAAAGGGCCTCCTGGTGAGCCTGGGTCAAGGAGGAGAGCTGCAGAAAGAAGAGAGGACTCAGCAGGGGCCAGCTGGCCCACACCTGGGCTTTCCAAATCCACCCCCTGCTTCATCATTGGCCTTTACTCCCACTTCCTGTGACCCTGGACAATCACCCGAGAAATCATCTAACTGCACACAGCAAAATAGAGACCATCCTTGGCGCTTCACTTCCCATCACCCTCCAGTCCGTCAGCAGTTCCTGTCAGGCCTCCCCTCAGAACACCGTCACTTCTCTCCATATCCAGGGCCACCAGCCTGAGGTAAACTACCTCATCTCTGGCCTGGACAATGGCAACAGTCTCCTGACCGGTCTTAGAATCCTCCAGTGGCTTCCCACAGTGTTCAGACCAGCTTCTTCCCTGGGTCTGTGATGCCTGTGTCAGGCCTCAGCCTCTGCCAGCTCTTGGCCTCTGAGCTCACATCCTGTCTCTCCACTGCCCACTCTGCTGCAGCCACAGTGCTCTCTCATCATCCGCCCCCTGCCCCAAAAGTCTGCTCCTTCCCACCTCAGAGTCTACCCAGAGGCCtgcttcccccagctcctcagatCTCCATGATATTGCCTCCCAGGGCCGCtactccccacccaccaccacccagtCCTGTCATCTGTTCATGCCCTACCTGCACTTATCATTACAAAATGATCCTGCTTCTGCACCTGCTTACTATCTACTTCCTGCCATCCGGAAGGAAGCCCCAGGAAGGCAGGGAGCTTGTCTCTTTCTCACAGCACCTCCAGCAGTGGTAAAGGTATCAGATACACTGAAGGAGTCATGCTGTGGCGGGTGAAGGAGTGGAAGTGGCTGCCCTCACTTCCGGCCTGCCTGCCTCTAGCCCTATCTCCGTACTACAGTCACTGTGAGCTTTTTGGACATGAATCACAAAActtctacatataaaatacaaatctgaTTATGTCATTTCCTCCTTGAAACCTTTCAGTGGTTGCCCACTGCTCTTAAGGTAAACTATAAAGTTGAACAGGCCCAAGGCCTCACCCTCCAGCACAGCCCCAGAGGCCGTCTTGTCGCTTGTGCTCAAGCCTCTCTGGCCCCCTCCCATGTACATCTACATGCACCAGCCCCATCGCCTCCCCCCAGGCCTACCCACCAGCCAACTCTGATTTAACACAAATGTCGACTGCTTATCATTAATTATCTTTCATGAACTGAAAAGAGTTTTCTTTTGAATGACCTCTTCTGTCCATTTTCGACTGGATTGCTGTCTTTCCTTTATTGGTTTCTAGGCACACATTACATAGTAGGgatattaactttttattgtcGTATGAACTGGAAATATTCTCCCCCAGCTTATCATTcacccttttgttgttgtttagttgctaagtcgtgtctgatgctttgtgaccccatggactgtagcctcaggttcctctgcccatgggatttcccaggcaagaatactggagtgggttgccatttccttctccaggggatcttcccaacccagggatcaaccccaggtctctcgcattccaggcggattctttaccagctgagccaccagggaagcccatgatttaCCCTCTGATTCTACTTTGTCATTCCTAAGTTTGGTATTATAAAGTCAATATATATCAATCTTTTCTTTAATGGCTCTGGATTGATTCACAGATAGAAAGTCTTTTCCATTCCCAAGTCACAAAGGAATTCACCCTCATTTTCTTTCAGTATCTTTATGGTTCCATTTCCGAACACTTCGACTGGTTGGGTGGCCTTCCCCAGCCCCTAGACCAGTGGGGCTTCTTTGTTCTCCTTCATGGTACTTCTCCCGATCACAGTTATTTAATTGTAGTTAAATAAGGCACTGAATGTGTGTGTCTTCCACTGGGTTGTCAGCTCCACCCACGAGGACAGGGAGTTGACTGATTTGCTCACCCCAGTGTCCCAGCTCTTGTCTCAGGAATGGCAAAGAGGGAGCACGGATATATGCCTGCTGACTGAATAATCTCCCCTTCCCAGTCCACCTCAGGACCCCTCCCACACCCCTCACTCCCCTTCCCAATGCTCCCAGATGAACTGGGTACCTGGAGTAAAGTAGGAAGACAAACTACTtccccctggaagaggaagcagGGTTTCAGGTGATGGGACGTCACCTGAGTCTGGAAAAGGGCAATCTGAATAAGACCAACACACCCAAGTTCTCCCTCTTTCCAGGTCACCTGTATTTTTTTACcttcaccaaacacctcatcactcTTTTTGGCAAAGCCTGCTCTTTGCTGGGGAGCTCCCGCCCAGCCCCCTACTGGGCAGCTGAGCCTTCCCCACACCCACATTCACCTGTTCTTGGTGCAGCCTCTGAACCTCCTCCAGCTCCCGCTGGCTCCCTTCTTCCAGGTTCTTCCGGACAACCTCTGCCCCAGCCAGGGCGGCACGCAGGCCCTCAGCCTCAGCGCGGCCAGCCTTCTCCGCCCGTGCCAGTGCCTCCAGCTCCACGGCCTGAGCCTCCAGCTTCAGCTTCTGCTGCAGCGAGGTCTCCTGTAGCACCCGGACCTCTTCCTCCAGCCGCCGCAGCTCTCGCAGCTGCCGAGAGATCAGCTCAGCCTGCTGGCTCAGGGCCTGTGACCCTGCCAGTTCCGTGCACCTTCAGAGACAAGTTAGCATAGGTGAGACAGGTTAGTCTGGTGGTGAGAGCGGCCAAGGCATAAATGGAGACAGGAGAAGAGGAGAGGATTCCTCTGCTCTTATGTGGAGAGATGGCAGGGAACGAAGCTGGGCCATGGGCATCTCTGCATTCTGTCACCATCATCATTCAAGGCAGCCCTACTAAGCATATCTGGGTCCACAGGGCCTGAAAAGCTAGCTGAGTCCATGGACCATAACCTCTCTCGAAGGCAATATACAGACAGATGTGTATACTGACAGACACGTGCACATCATTAGGCTACGCATTCTGAATTGGAGAAGTCTGAAGGACACTGAGACTGCTGAATTCTGACTTAAGGGCAGGGAAAAGTTTGATGGAGGTACAAAGAGAGGTGATGGTTTCCAGTGTCAGTATGGCAAGGCCAGGCGCCAGTTAAGATTATTTAACTGTTAGATATCCTGTATGAGAAGTCTGAGATGGCAGCACCTCAATAAATCACAAAGTCCCAACCTCTAGAGAGCTGAAACCAGCTTATAAGATGACTCTTGATACAGTTCCCTCACTGAGGCCCAGAACAaaagcacttaaaaaatttttttttttggctgtgccgtgcagcttgtgggatcttagttcccaaagcagggactgaacccatgtccttctcagtgaaagcttggaatcctaaccactggactccccAACACTTTTTTTTACAGgatctgtgctgctgctaagtcgcttcagtcgtgtctgactctgtgcgaccccatggactgcagcctaccaggctcctccatccatgggattttccgggcaacagtactggagtggggtgccattgccttctcccacaggatCTGTAGCTTACAGAAATTAAGTGACTGGACAAAGGACCCCTAGAGGGTAGCCAAACAAGCCACAGAGAGTCTCCATCCCCTGACGCTTTCACACTCCCCCTTCATATCCTGCTTCTTTCCCTTTGACAGGGTCCAAGGTAGACCCAACTGCAATCCTACTCAAGAACAAAATGGCAGAAAGATGGCCCAGTACATTTGGGAAAAGACTCACACGAAACATCAAGAATAAGAATTTTCATAGACAACACACTGACAGAGAGCATGGCCAGCTCCACCAGATGAACTCATACTACTACAGCACCCAGTCTGTATACCAGCCCACACTTCTTCAGCCTGCCTTATACTACGCTTAGTACAATCAGCTACGGGTCAACCAATTTCTTCCCTTAggatttaaaattctttgataTCAggatctcttatttatttttgttatctttGTCCCTAGCATCTAGCACACTGCTATTATTTATGCATTGTAGACACCAACAATTGCTtctagaaaaaatgaacaaattgtgGAACTAAGGGTTGAAATAGGGTAAGGACTCTATTACAGTGAAGAAGGTTCACTGGCAAGCAAGTCCAAGAGAACAGTTACATTAGATCGTACCTGCCTCTCCACTCTGGTTCCTGCCCCTTGCCAGAAACTTCCTGTTCCCACATGGTCACTTGAGGTCTCTGGTTGTCTGGCCGCCTCTCTAAGACATCTTGATGGGTTGGGCGCTGGACCAGGGGAGTGTCTGAGACCCATGTGGGAGCCATTCTTGGCAGTGTTGGAAGGGGCCGAACTTGGAAGTGGGATGGGGGAATCAGCCCAGTGGAACCTAAAGAATCATAAGGACAAAGGTACTCAGTTCTCCAGGGAGACACAATCACCAGTCCCCATGCCAGATCCCACTGACCTGAAGGTCGAAACATCTCCACATTATTTGAAGTCTCTAGAGTCGGTGTACAGCCATCTATGACCCCCTGAACAATAGGAGAAACAAGGACACTCCAATTCAATTTTCAGGCCTTCTTCCAAAGAGAGAGCCCCTACAATAACAAAGTCATAATCCTTAAATAACAGCCAGGTCCATCCGACTCGTAGCTTTTCTTATCCTATTTCCCAAAAGAAGCAGGAAGTACCCCAAGATCCCTTGCTTGTCTCAGTCTGGTTCCTGACAGACTATGGCAACAGCCATGAGATGGAGAGAATTTACTGAGACAGGCTGAGGGGCTGTGAAGTTTTA containing:
- the CCHCR1 gene encoding coiled-coil alpha-helical rod protein 1 isoform X2 encodes the protein MRCRKLAGFSAKESRLPGFPQGFWGGILCYMWPHSSGARPWASALIGKDPGVMAWWCLDGLPQGLGEPWRELWRLGSQPLHRIPQLSPSFRNCRDHRNLRRRGVIDGCTPTLETSNNVEMFRPSGSTGLIPPSHFQVRPLPTLPRMAPTWVSDTPLVQRPTHQDVLERRPDNQRPQVTMWEQEVSGKGQEPEWRGRCTELAGSQALSQQAELISRQLRELRRLEEEVRVLQETSLQQKLKLEAQAVELEALARAEKAGRAEAEGLRAALAGAEVVRKNLEEGSQRELEEVQRLHQEQLSSLTQAHQEALSSLTSKAGGLEKSLNNLETRRSGETKELAAAQREAELLRKQLSKTQEDLEAQVTLVENLRRYVGEQVPPEVRSQAWESERQELLETVQHLQEDRDSLHTTTELLQVRVQSLTHILCMQEEELARKVQPSDCLEPEFTKKCQSLLKRWREKVFALMVQLKAQELEHRECVERLKGQVAELQERVETQCQEQAILQRSLQDKAAEVEVERMGAKALQMELSRTQEARRRRKQQVAPAEEQLRLVANAVSSFQTWLQGTVAEVERAAARLPSLSSRVSYAVRKVHTIRGLMARKVALAQLRQESCPPPPPTTDMSLELEQLREERNRLDAELQLSAHIIQQEVGRAREQGEAERQKLSEVAQQLEQELQRTQESLASLGLQLEAARQGQQESTAEAASLRKELTQQQEIYGQALQEKVAEVEGRLREQLSESERRLNEARREHTKAVVSLRQIQRKATREKERNQELRRLQDEARKEEGQRLTQRLKELERDKNLMLQRLLAVLPSPSDKGVPAEPSPKPSESSAPTPPAAALCTKESIKGSLSVLLDDLQGLSEAISKEEAICEGDSQTSSSVCL
- the CCHCR1 gene encoding coiled-coil alpha-helical rod protein 1 isoform X3 produces the protein MFRPSGSTGLIPPSHFQVRPLPTLPRMAPTWVSDTPLVQRPTHQDVLERRPDNQRPQVTMWEQEVSGKGQEPEWRGRCTELAGSQALSQQAELISRQLRELRRLEEEVRVLQETSLQQKLKLEAQAVELEALARAEKAGRAEAEGLRAALAGAEVVRKNLEEGSQRELEEVQRLHQEQLSSLTQAHQEALSSLTSKAGGLEKSLNNLETRRSGETKELAAAQREAELLRKQLSKTQEDLEAQVTLVENLRRYVGEQVPPEVRSQAWESERQELLETVQHLQEDRDSLHTTTELLQVRVQSLTHILCMQEEELARKVQPSDCLEPEFTKKCQSLLKRWREKVFALMVQLKAQELEHRECVERLKGQVAELQERVETQCQEQAILQRSLQDKAAEVEVERMGAKALQMELSRTQEARRRRKQQVAPAEEQLRLVANAVSSFQTWLQGTVAEVERAAARLPSLSSRVSYAVRKVHTIRGLMARKVALAQLRQESCPPPPPTTDMSLELEQLREERNRLDAELQLSAHIIQQEVGRAREQGEAERQKLSEVAQQLEQELQRTQESLASLGLQLEAARQGQQESTAEAASLRKELTQQQEIYGQALQEKVAEVEGRLREQLSESERRLNEARREHTKAVVSLRQIQRKATREKERNQELRRLQDEARKEEGQRLTQRLKELERDKNLMLATLQQEGLLSRYKQQRLLAVLPSPSDKGVPAEPSPKPSESSAPTPPAAALCTKESIKGSLSVLLDDLQGLSEAISKEEAICEGDSQTSSSVCL
- the CCHCR1 gene encoding coiled-coil alpha-helical rod protein 1 isoform X1, giving the protein MRCRKLAGFSAKESRLPGFPQGFWGGILCYMWPHSSGARPWASALIGKDPGVMAWWCLDGLPQGLGEPWRELWRLGSQPLHRIPQLSPSFRNCRDHRNLRRRGVIDGCTPTLETSNNVEMFRPSGSTGLIPPSHFQVRPLPTLPRMAPTWVSDTPLVQRPTHQDVLERRPDNQRPQVTMWEQEVSGKGQEPEWRGRCTELAGSQALSQQAELISRQLRELRRLEEEVRVLQETSLQQKLKLEAQAVELEALARAEKAGRAEAEGLRAALAGAEVVRKNLEEGSQRELEEVQRLHQEQLSSLTQAHQEALSSLTSKAGGLEKSLNNLETRRSGETKELAAAQREAELLRKQLSKTQEDLEAQVTLVENLRRYVGEQVPPEVRSQAWESERQELLETVQHLQEDRDSLHTTTELLQVRVQSLTHILCMQEEELARKVQPSDCLEPEFTKKCQSLLKRWREKVFALMVQLKAQELEHRECVERLKGQVAELQERVETQCQEQAILQRSLQDKAAEVEVERMGAKALQMELSRTQEARRRRKQQVAPAEEQLRLVANAVSSFQTWLQGTVAEVERAAARLPSLSSRVSYAVRKVHTIRGLMARKVALAQLRQESCPPPPPTTDMSLELEQLREERNRLDAELQLSAHIIQQEVGRAREQGEAERQKLSEVAQQLEQELQRTQESLASLGLQLEAARQGQQESTAEAASLRKELTQQQEIYGQALQEKVAEVEGRLREQLSESERRLNEARREHTKAVVSLRQIQRKATREKERNQELRRLQDEARKEEGQRLTQRLKELERDKNLMLATLQQEGLLSRYKQQRLLAVLPSPSDKGVPAEPSPKPSESSAPTPPAAALCTKESIKGSLSVLLDDLQGLSEAISKEEAICEGDSQTSSSVCL